GCGATCACCGCGCGGCGTTCGGAGATGGCGGCGATCAGGTCGTCGTTCTCCGGGCCCCAGTTGCTGCCGCCGGATGCCCCGCCGTCGTACCCGCCGCCCGCCGCGGACGGGCGCGATTGGAAGTACTGGGGAAGTGGGGTGCCGTCGGCGTCCGTGAAGGACTGGCCGATGAGTGCGCTGCCGGCGACGGCGCCATCCGTCGTTGTGAGGACCGAGCCGTTCGCCTGCGCGGGAAGGAGCAGCTGGCCGATGCCGGTGACCGCTGCGGTGTATCCGATGCCGAGGATGAGGGTGAAGGCGAGCATCGCACGGAGTGCGACCCCTGTCGTGCGCCAGGTGGTGCGGGTGGAAGTCATGTGGTCACTCCTGTGTCGGGCTCAGAAGCCCGGGATGAGGCTCACGACCAGGTCGATGAGCTTGATGCCGATGAAGGGGGCGATGACGCCGCCGAGTCCGTAGACCAGCAGGTTGTGACTGAGGATCTGCGTTGCGCCCGCGGGGCGATACTTCACTCCCCGCAGCGCCAGGGGGATCAGCGCGACGATGACGATCGCGTTGAAGATGATCGCGCTGGTGACGGCGGATGCGGGGGAGTGCAGCTGCATGATGTTCAGCGCGGCGAGGCCGGGGAAGACCGTCATGAACATCGCGGGAATGATCGCGAAGTACTTCGCGATGTCGTTCGCCAGGGAGAAGGTGGTGAGGGCCCCGCGGGTGATCAGCAGTTGCTTGCCGATCCGCACGATATCGATCAGCTTGGTCGGGTCCGAGTCCAGATCGACCATGTTGCCGGCCTCTTTCGCCGCGGACGTGCCGGTGTTCATCGCCACGCCGACATCCGCCTGGGCGAGGGCCGGGGCATCGTTCGTGCCGTCACCGGTCATCGCGACGAGGTTGCCTCCCTCCTGTTCGCGCGCGATCAGGGCGAGTTTGTCCTCCGGGGTGGCCTCTGCCAGGTAATCGTCCACGCCGGCTTCTGCGGCGATCGCCTTCGCGGTCAGCGGGTTATCCCCGGTGATCATCACGGTGCGGATGCCCATGCTGCGCAGCTCCGTGAACCGGTCGCGCAGGCCCTCCTTGACGACATCCTTGAGATGGATGACTCCGAGAAGACGGCCGTGGCCGGATGCGTCGATCTCTGCGACCACGAGGGGTGTGCCGCCGGTCTGACCGATCGCGTCGGTCTCGCGGGTCAGGTGGCCGCGCGTGCTGTCGTCGAGGGGGATGCCTGCCGCCTCAAGCCATGCCATCACGGCGGATCCGGCTCCCTTGCGGAGGATCGTGCCGTCGGCGAGGTCCAGCCCGCTCATGCGGGTCTGTGCGGTGAACGGCACCACCACCGCATCGGCGGGCAGGTGGGCGCGGATGCCGCGCGTTCCGGCGAGCTCGACGACCGATGTCCCCTCCGGGGTGGGGTCGGCGAGCGACGCCAGGGCGGCGGCCCGGGTGAGGTCGTCGTCCGTGATTCCGGGCATCCGGATGAAGTCCGTCGCTCGGCGGTTGCCGTAGGTGATGGTCCCGGTCTTGTCCAGCAGCAGTGTGGTGACGTCGCCGGCCGCTTCGACGGCACGGCCGGACATCGCCAGCACGTTGCGTTGCACGAGGCGGTCCATCCCGGCGATGCCGATAGCTGAGAGCAGGGCGCCGATGGTCGTCGGGATGAGGCACACCAGCAGGGCGACGAGAACGGGGATGCTGACCGGGCTGGCCGCGTAGGACGCGATCGGGTTCAACGTGAGTACGACCATGACGAACACGATCGACAGGCTCGCCAAGAGGATGTTCAGGGCGATCTCGTTCGGGGTCTTCTGTCGGCTGGCGCCCTCCACAAGCGCGATCATGCGGTCCACGAACGTCTCGCCCGGTTTCGAGGTGATGCGGACCACGATGCGGTCGGACAGCACCCGGGTGCCGCCGGTCACGGCGCTGCGATCGCCGCCGGACTCCCGGACGACGGGCGCACTCTCGCCGGTGATGGCCGATTCGTCGACCGTGGCGATGCCCTGCACGACATCCCCGTCCCCGGGGATGAGCTCGCCCGCGGAGACCACGACCAGGTCGCCGAGCTGAAGGGCCGAAGATGCCACCTCCACCAGGGGCGCATCCTCGGCCGTCGGATCCATGGCCGGGTCGTACGAGGCGACCCGGCGGGCCATCGTGCTGGTGCGTGTCCTGCGGAGGCTGGCAGCTTGGGCCTTTCCGCGTCCTTCGGCGACCGATTCGGCGATGTTGGCGAAGAGGACGGTGAGCCACAACCAGACGGCGATGCCCCAGGTGAAGCCGGCCGGGACGGCGTCGCCGCCGGGTTGCTCGGCGCCGCCGAGGAACGGTTCGGCCAGAGCGATCAGGGTCGTCAGGGCTGCCCCCACCCAGACCAGGAACATGACCGGGTTGTGCCACAGCGCCGTGGGGTTCAGTTTGCGCAGCGCGCCGGGCAGCGCTCGTACCAGCGCAGACCAGCCGAAGGTGCCGGTCGGCTTGGGTCCCCGGGGGGAGCGGGGGCCGGCGTCCAGGGTCGTGCTGCCGGGGAGAGGGGCAATGGATGAGGTGGACATGATCAGACGAGCCCTTCCGCCAGGGGACCCAGCGCGAGAACGGGGAAATAGGTGAGCGCCGTGATGATCACGGATACGACGGCGAGGAGCCCGACGAACTGCGGGCGGTGGGTGGGGAGGGTGCCGACGGTGGTCGGTCGTGTGGACTGCGCGGCGAGGGACCCCGCCAGTGCGAGCACCAGGACGATGGGGATGAACCGGCCGAGGAGCATCGCGATGCCGAGCGCGGTGTTCAACCAGGGGGTGTTGGCCGTGAGCCCGGCGAACGCCGAGCCGTTGTTGTTCGCCGCCGACGTGAAGGCGTACAGCACTTCGCTCATGCCGTGAATACCGGGATTCCAGATGGAGGTCGACTCCATATCCGCTCGGATGGCGGGGATTCCGAAACTGAGCGCTGTGCCGGCGAGCACGAGGGTCGGGGTGACGAGGATGTAGAGGCTGGCGAGCTTGATCTCGCGGGGCCCGATCTTCTTGCCCAGGTATTCCGGGGTGCGACCGACGAGCAACCCGCCGACGAAGACGGCGATGACCGCGAGCACCAGCATCCCGTACAGCCCGGAACCGACCCCGCCGGGGGCCACCTCTCCGAGCATCATGTTGACCATCGGCATCATGCCGCCGAGCGCGGTATACGAATCGTGCATGGAATTGACGGCGCCGGTCGAAGTGAGGGTGGTGACCCCGGCGAACAGCGTCGAGCCGAACAGGCCGAACCGCTGTTCCTTGCCCTCCATCGGGGCGCCCGCTAGCTGGGGTGCGGTACCGAGATTCAGAGCCTCCAGCCACGTCCCGGCGACGATCGAGGCGACGAAGAGCGCCCCCATGACGGCCAGGATGGCGTATCCCTGACGGTTGTCGCCGATGATCTTGCCGAATGCGCGCGGCATCGCGAACGGGATCGCGAGGATCAGCAGCATCTCGAGCACGTTGCTCCAGGGCGTGGGGTTCTCGAACGGATGCGCCGAGTTGGCGTTGAAGAACCCGCCGCCGTTGGTGCCGAGTTCCTTGATGGCCTCCTGCGAAGCGACGGGCCCGCCCGGCAGGACCTGTGTTCCCCCCGTGATCGTCGCGACCTCGGTTAAACCGGTGAAGTTCTGCACGACACCCGCGGCCAGCAGCGCGAGCGCACCGATCACGGCCAGAGGAAGCAACAGTCGTGTGACGCCACGCACCAGGTCGACCCAGAAATTGCCGATCGTCGTCGAGTCGCGGCGCGCGAAGCCCCGAACCAGCGCGATCGCCACGGCGATGCCGACCGCGGCGGAGACGAAGTTCTGCACGGCGAGCCCTGCGAGCTGGACGGTGTAGCCCATCGTCAGTTCGGGCGAATAGGACTGCCAGTTGGTGTTCGTGACGAACGACACCGCCGTGTTGAAGGCGAGACCCTCGGGGACGGCCGGTAGCCCGAGGGAGTAGGGGAGCACCGCCTGGCACCGCTGCAGGGCGTAGACGAAGAGCACGCCCATCAGCGAGAAGATCAGCACGGCTCGCACGTACGCGGTCCAGGTCTGCTCCGATCCCGAGTCGACACCGACGACCCGGTACAGCCCACGCTCGACGCGCCAGTCCTTCGGGCTCGTGTAGATGCGAGCGATCCAGTCACCGAGGGGACGGTAGAGGAGCGCCAGCATCAGCAGCAGCGTGGCGGCCTGGAGCACGCCTGACCAGATGGCGGCGGCATCCGGGGCCATCAGAATCGCTCCGGAGAGACGAGGGCGACCAGCAGATAGACGATCGCCGCAACGGCGAGCGCGCTGGCAACGGCAGAGAAGACGATCACAGCCGATCCGCCCCCTTCGCGATGAATGCGACCAGCGCGAATATCGCCATCGTGGCCAGGAGATAGATCACATCGAGCACAAGAGACTCCCGGATCGGCCAGCAGGGCCGGCGTGAACGCCGCACGACGACTGTGGTGCGGGTGCCGAGCGGCACGAAACCTGATGCAATACCCGCGCCAAGCCGCAGGCGGCTGTCCTTACGGAATCCATACGGAGGAAAGGAGGATCCTCATGCTTCGATCCCAGATGGCCCCGCGTGAACGACCAGAACGGGACATGGTCCGTGGCGGCACACGCTGCACTGACCGGAACCCCACAGGAGCCCGGCGAACCCGCCTCTTCCGCGGCTGCTAACGACAGCATCGGGCGAGAACTGGGCACAGATGAACGATGCTCACCCACGCCAGATCCCTTGATTTCATGCGGACTTCGAGGGCTTCCCTGGGTGGCGGGAGGGTGCCTTTCGCCCTCTCACGGCCGCGATCTCGTCGACAGCTCGCCGGTCGCCGGCCAGTCCGCGCACGTGGACGTGTCGCCTTCGACGTCTACGCCTCCGATGGCGTAGGCGAGCACCACGGTCAACCGGCGGGATCACTCATGCCGGCCTTCGGCCATCTCCGGGAGCAGCTCTTGCGCGATGACGCTCGCACGGGCGATGACATCGATCTGTGCAGGGTTGTAGAGCGCGACGATCGACTGGAAGAGCGCCTTCTGGGCGATCTCGGGGCTCTGGGAGAGGTG
The sequence above is a segment of the Microbacterium caowuchunii genome. Coding sequences within it:
- the kdpC gene encoding potassium-transporting ATPase subunit KdpC, which codes for MTSTRTTWRTTGVALRAMLAFTLILGIGYTAAVTGIGQLLLPAQANGSVLTTTDGAVAGSALIGQSFTDADGTPLPQYFQSRPSAAGGGYDGGASGGSNWGPENDDLIAAISERRAVIADLESVDPTDIPPDAVTASGSGLDPHISPDYALLQADRVARARGVDPQTVRALVESATQSRDLGFLGEPRVNVLELNLSLDALRN
- the kdpA gene encoding potassium-transporting ATPase subunit KdpA; translation: MAPDAAAIWSGVLQAATLLLMLALLYRPLGDWIARIYTSPKDWRVERGLYRVVGVDSGSEQTWTAYVRAVLIFSLMGVLFVYALQRCQAVLPYSLGLPAVPEGLAFNTAVSFVTNTNWQSYSPELTMGYTVQLAGLAVQNFVSAAVGIAVAIALVRGFARRDSTTIGNFWVDLVRGVTRLLLPLAVIGALALLAAGVVQNFTGLTEVATITGGTQVLPGGPVASQEAIKELGTNGGGFFNANSAHPFENPTPWSNVLEMLLILAIPFAMPRAFGKIIGDNRQGYAILAVMGALFVASIVAGTWLEALNLGTAPQLAGAPMEGKEQRFGLFGSTLFAGVTTLTSTGAVNSMHDSYTALGGMMPMVNMMLGEVAPGGVGSGLYGMLVLAVIAVFVGGLLVGRTPEYLGKKIGPREIKLASLYILVTPTLVLAGTALSFGIPAIRADMESTSIWNPGIHGMSEVLYAFTSAANNNGSAFAGLTANTPWLNTALGIAMLLGRFIPIVLVLALAGSLAAQSTRPTTVGTLPTHRPQFVGLLAVVSVIITALTYFPVLALGPLAEGLV
- the kdpB gene encoding potassium-transporting ATPase subunit KdpB, translating into MSTSSIAPLPGSTTLDAGPRSPRGPKPTGTFGWSALVRALPGALRKLNPTALWHNPVMFLVWVGAALTTLIALAEPFLGGAEQPGGDAVPAGFTWGIAVWLWLTVLFANIAESVAEGRGKAQAASLRRTRTSTMARRVASYDPAMDPTAEDAPLVEVASSALQLGDLVVVSAGELIPGDGDVVQGIATVDESAITGESAPVVRESGGDRSAVTGGTRVLSDRIVVRITSKPGETFVDRMIALVEGASRQKTPNEIALNILLASLSIVFVMVVLTLNPIASYAASPVSIPVLVALLVCLIPTTIGALLSAIGIAGMDRLVQRNVLAMSGRAVEAAGDVTTLLLDKTGTITYGNRRATDFIRMPGITDDDLTRAAALASLADPTPEGTSVVELAGTRGIRAHLPADAVVVPFTAQTRMSGLDLADGTILRKGAGSAVMAWLEAAGIPLDDSTRGHLTRETDAIGQTGGTPLVVAEIDASGHGRLLGVIHLKDVVKEGLRDRFTELRSMGIRTVMITGDNPLTAKAIAAEAGVDDYLAEATPEDKLALIAREQEGGNLVAMTGDGTNDAPALAQADVGVAMNTGTSAAKEAGNMVDLDSDPTKLIDIVRIGKQLLITRGALTTFSLANDIAKYFAIIPAMFMTVFPGLAALNIMQLHSPASAVTSAIIFNAIVIVALIPLALRGVKYRPAGATQILSHNLLVYGLGGVIAPFIGIKLIDLVVSLIPGF
- a CDS encoding potassium-transporting ATPase subunit F, producing the protein MIVFSAVASALAVAAIVYLLVALVSPERF
- a CDS encoding universal stress protein, with translation MCAQFSPDAVVSSRGRGGFAGLLWGSGQCSVCRHGPCPVLVVHAGPSGIEA